One Skermanella sp. TT6 genomic window, GAAGCCTGTTCGGCACCCTTGGGGGCCGCATAGTGCCCCCTTCGATCCTTCCGCACAACGGCGATACCCGCGGACGGAGGTGCCCGCGGGCGGCGATGTCCCGGCCGGCGATATCCGGGCCGGCGATGTCCCGGCCGAAGGGGGCGTCAGCTCAGAGGGGTTCGCCGCGGGTCACCGGGGTCACCGGAGCGGCCAGCGGAGCCGGTGCCGCCGTCGCTCCGCCGGACTGGTACGACGGCCGGGTCTGGTCCGGATAGGGTTGGGCCGGGACCGCTTGCGGCGCCGTCAGGTCCTGGCCCCGCGCCGGGGCATAGCCCTGCTGGCGTCGGGTCTCCTGGACCTGCGGGTCGTTCTCGACCCGGTTGATGACGAACTTGGTGCCGTCGGCGACACCGCTGGCGACCATTTCGATGACTCCGCAGCCGGACAGCAGCAGCGGCAAGGCCAGGAAAGCAATGCGCATGGAGGATCCTTCACTTCGTACTCCCGATGCGCTAAGGCCACGACGCTCCGGGTGCAAGCACCAAATCGGGGTTGGCCAAGCGAATTTCGCCCAACCCGCAACGGCCCCCCTGGCGCGTGCCGCGGCATCGACCCATAATGGCCGGTGTCAGGCGCAACAACGCGGAGCCGGCCGGGGTGCGCCCGAGCCGTCAGATGTATGAACCTCCTCAGCGATTTCATCCAGGGCCGCCAGATCACCGAGGTCGAGTGTCTCGTTCCGGACATGTCCGGGATCGCGCGCGGCAAGATCCTGCCGGCCGAGAAGTTCCTCCGAATCCTGCGCGAGCGCGGCTTGCGCATGCCGGAGGCGATCTTCATCCAGACGGTGACCGGCGAGTACCCGGATGACGAGGACGTCACCAGCCCGGCCAATTCCGACATCTACATGCGCCCCGACGAGAACACGATCCGCATGGTGCCCTGGTACGCGGAGGCGACCGCCCAGGTGATCAGCGACTGCGACTATGCCGACGGCAGCCCGGTGGACATCTCGCCCCGATGGGTGCTGAAGCGGGTGCTGGAGCTGTACGAAGAGCGCGGCTGGCAGCCGATCGTGGCCCCCGAGCTGGAGTTCTTCCTGGTCCAGATCAACAAGGACCCGGATTATCCGCTGGTGCCGCCGGTCGGCCGCTCCGGCCGGACCGAGAGCGGCCGGCAGGCCTACGGCATCGACGCGGTCAACGAGTTCGACCCGATCTTCGAGGACGTCTACGACTACTGCGAAGCCCAGAGGATCGACATCGACACGCTGACCCACGAGGCCGGCGCGGCGCAGATCGAGATCAACTTCAACCACGGTGATGCGCTGGAACTGGCCGACCAGGTCTTCCTGTTCAAGCGGACGGTGCGGGAGACCGCGATCCGGCACAATGTCTACGCCACGTTCATGGCGAAGCCCATGCAGGGCGAGCCGGGCAGCGCCATGCACGTCCACCAGAGCGTGGTCGACAAGAACACCGGGCAGAACCTGTTCTCGACCGAGGACGGGGAGGACACGCCGCTGTTCCTCAGCCACATCGCCGGCCTCCAGAAGTACCTTCCTTCGGCGATGCCGCTGCTCGCGCCCAACGTCAATTCGTACCGCCGCCTGATCGCCGGCTCGGACGCCCCGATCAACGTCCATTGGGGCCGCGACAACCGCACCACCGGTTTTCGCGTCCCGGTCTCGCCGCCGGAGTCGCGGCGGGTCGAGAACCGCGTGGCCGGCGCAGACGCCAATCCCTACCTGGCGCTCGCCGCCTCTCTCGCCTGCGGCTATATCGGCATGATCCAGTCGCTGGAGCCGACCGACCCGGTCAAGGGCAGCGCCCACCGGCTGGCCTACACGTTGCCGCGACACCAGTCCGACGCGATCACCAAGTTCAATGCCTGCAAGCCGCTCCGCGAGATCTTCGGCGAACGCTTCGTCGCCGCCGTGACCCATGTCAAGCAAGCGGAGTACGATGCCTACCAGCGGGTGATCAGCTCCTGGGAGCGTGAGAACCTGCTGCTGAACGTGTGAGGACCGTTCCTAGAGCTGTGCCCGATCAGGTCGATCCGAAGCGTTGCGCCGTGGGCGCAACCTATGATCGTCGGCCCGCATCACCTCCGCCCTGCATCGAGCCGCAGGTTGCGCCCCTGGCGCAACACGGTGCGACGAATGTAACGGCCGGCTGCGAGGACCGGAGCGGTTCAAGCTGATCGGGCACATCTCCAGCGATGCGGCGATGCCGACCGGGGGTGTGCCGGCAGGACGCAGGTCACGCGGTTCGCGTCCGCTTCCAGGATCGTCGGGATGCCTTGCCCTTCCGCCTGGGCGATCTGCAGGCGGCTGAGCGTGGCGCTTCAGCGGGCGCCGTCCTTCAATTGTATCAGGCCGCCATGCTCGGCGCGATCGCGTCGAAAACGATGCCCAAGGTCTCCTGATTGGCGTGGCGTCTCGACATCTGGTAGGCGGTTTCGAGTACCCTCCTGTCAGGTAGGTCCATGCGAAGGAGCACGGACTGAACGGCGTAGATCGCCGCAAGATCCTGGATCAGGCGGATCAGGCCGTGGCTTTGGCCTTGCTCTGCCACATGCACGATCTTGAATCGTCCCAGCCTGAAAGCGATGATGCCCGCGATCTTGCCGGGAGACAGGCCGTCGGCAGGTTGCCTGCGCCGGAACAACGCGGTCAAGTCGATATCGGCTTCATCGAGCGCGAGTCTCAGCTCCCGCTCAGAATAGGATACAAGGCTGAACTCGAGACGGACTGTCCTGCATGCATTGATCAAGGAGCGTGCGTAAGCCTCAAGCAGCTTTTCGCGTGTGCGATGAGAAAGTACCTCGCCTTCCAGACCGCCTTCGCTCATTCGTCATTCGATTCCTTCAAGAGGTCGGCGACGGCATCCAGGTTGGTCGGTACGAAAGGCTCCCTGCATACCAGATCCTCCAACTCCCGCGCGGTTCGAAGTCCGTGATTGAAGCTGACGGCGCTACGCTGATAGTCAGAGTTGTTCATGCGCTCGATCGATTGCCGGAACTCTTCCGGATCGTCAGCTATGACGGCAAGGTTGGGCATGGGATGGCCTCTGACAGGGTGGCGTGGTGCTCGCGTTGTGGGAAGCCGGCGGGGCATGCCTACCGTCCTCGGAAGAAATCCGAGCCGGGCTGCCGTGCGATCCTCCAAGGAGCTATGACGGCATGAATTTACCTCTTTTTCGCGCATATGCGAATTAATTCAGAAAATTGGTCGTGGGCTGCGTCAAGCTGCCTCCGCCCCATCCTCGTCGTCTCCGGCAGACCCGCCAAAGCTTTGCAGCGAATGTTTGCGTTGCGGCGTTGACAACCCCCCTGCCCATGAGTGCAATAGCCGCCGACGCGGCGATGCCCAAACCGGTCGGCGTAACGGGCGCGCGTCCGCTCGGCCGGAGTGATGAAATTTGCAAGAATGTCGGGGTTCAGCGGGATGAAGCAGAGGATCGTAAGCAGCCTGATCGGCGCCGTTGCCGCCGTCGCCGTCTTGGCGCCGGGCCTGGCGTCGGCACAGACGGTCAACATCTACAATTGGAACGATTATATCGGCGAGACGACCCTTGAGGACTTCAAGGCGGAAACCGGTATCTCCTACAATTACGACATCTACGACAACCTCGAGATCCTGGAGCAGAAACTGCTGGTCGGCCGCTCCGGGTACGACATCGTGGTGCCCACCGCCGAGCCGACCATGAGCCGGCTGATCAAGGCCGGGGCTCTCCAGAAGCTCGACAAGTCGAAGATCCCGAACCTGAACAACCTCGACCCCGTGCTGATGAAGCAGGTCGAGCGCTCCGACCCCGGCAACGAGTACGGCGTCATCTATCAGTGGGGCACCATCGGGATCGGCATCAACGCCGAGAAGATCAAGGCCCTGATGCCCGACGCGCCGCTCGACAGCTTCGACCTGATCTTCGATCCGGAAGTCGCCAAGAAGATCGCCCCCTGCGGCATCACGATCCTCGATTCGGCGACCGACACTTTCCCGACCGTGCTTCACTATCTCGGCCTCGATCCCAACTCGGACAAGGCGGACGACCTGAAGAAGGCCGAGGAGACGCTGATGAAGATCCGCCCCTACGTGAAGAACTTCGTCACGGGGCAGAACATCAACAACCTCGCGGCCGGCGACGCCTGCGTGGCGCTGGCCTATTCGGGCGACGTGATCCAGGCCCAGGCCCGCGCCGCCGAGGCCAATGCCGGCGTGACCGTCGATTACGTCGTGCCGAAGGAGGGCGTCCAGCTCTGGTTCGACATGATGACGGTGACCGCCGACTCGCCGAACGCCGACGCGGCCCACAAATTCATCAACTTCGTCCTGAAGCCCGAGGTGATGGCCGGCATCACCAACTTCACCAACTACGCCAACGCCGTCCCTGCGTCGCTGGAGCAGGTGGACGAGGCGGTCAAGAGCAACCCGGCGGTCTTCCCGTCGGAGGAGGCGAAGCGGAACATGTTCACCGTCTCGGCCGTGTCGCCGGCGGCCGAACGGCTGCGCACCCGTTCCTGGACCCGGGTCAAGACCGGTCAGTAAGCGGGTACCGCTATCCAAAGGAGTCAAGCCCCGGCCGGTCGCGACGGCCGGGGCTTCTGTTTGCCGGATGCCGTGATCGCAGGGAGAACCCGGAAATGGCTCAGCCCAACCGCAAGATCAAGCTGGAACCCTGGCAGGATCCCAAGGAACAGCCCTATGTGAGGATCGAGAAGGTCACGAAGAAGTTCGGCGACTTCACGGCCGTGGACGACGTCTCCTTGTCGATCTACCGGGGGGAACTGTTCTCGCTGCTGGGCGGGTCGGGCAGCGGCAAGACCACGCTCCTGCGCATGCTGGCCGGCTTCGAGATGCCGACCTCGGGCAAGATCTTCATCGACGGCGTCGACATGTCGAACATTCCGCCGTACGACCGCCCGGTCAACATGATGTTCCAGAGCTACGCCCTGTTCCCGCACATGACGGTCGAGCAGAACATCGCCTTCGGCCTGAAGCAGGACCGCGTGCCGCGCGACCAGATCCGCCAGCGCGTCGCCGAGGTGCTGGAACTGGTCCAGCTCGGCCGCTTCGCCAAGCGCCGGCCGCACCAGCTTTCCGGCGGCCAGCGGCAGCGCGTGGCGCTGGCCCGAAGCCTCGTCAAGCGGCCCAAGCTGCTGCTGCTGGACGAGCCGCTGGGCGCGCTCGACCGGCGCCTGCGCGAGCAGACCCAGTTCGAGCTGGTCAATATCCAGGAGCAGGTCGGCATCACCTTCGTGATCGTGACCCACGACCAGGAGGAGGCCATGACCATGTCGTCCAGGATCGCCGTGATGAACAGCGGCTGGATCGCCCAGGTCGGCACGCCCGCCGAAGTCTACGAGTATCCCAACTCGAAATACGTGGCCGAGTTCGTCGGCTCGGTCAACATGTTCGCCGGCCGCATCCTGGAGGACGAGCCCGACCACGTGCTGATCCAGTCGGAGGAGGCCGGGTGCGACCTCTACATCAACCACGGCGTCCCCGTCCCGCTGGGCACTCCGGTGTCGGTCGCCGTCCGGCCGGAGAAGATGGCGCTCTCCAAGGAGCCCCCGGCGACGGGCGGCGGCCGCAATGCGACCCGCGGGACGGTACGGGAGATCGCTTACCTGGGCAACCTGTCGATCTATCTGATCGAACTGGAGTCCGGTAAGATGGTCCGCGTCACCCAGCCGAACTTCAGCCGGCTGACCGAGATGCCGATCACCTGGGAGGACCGCGTGTACGTCACCTGGCAGCCCTTCGCGGGCGTCGTGCTGACCCAATGAGGAAGCTCCGATGAGCAGGCAGGGTTTCGTTCCGCTGGGAGACCGCATGAGCAAGGACGCGCCGTCGCCGGGCTTCGACCTGGGCCAGTTCCTTCCCGTCCGCCTGATGCTGGACCTGCTGCGCCGGCTGGGCCTGATGGGGCGCGGGCTGGTCATCATGGTTCCGTATGTCTGGCTGCTGCTGTTCTTCCTGATCCCCTTCGCGATCGTGCTGAAGATCAGCTTCTCCGAAGCCGCGATCGCGATCCCGCCCTATACCGCCCTGGTCGAGTGGGCGGAGGAGACGTACCTGACCATCCGGCTGAATTTCGGCAGCTACCTGTTCCTGCTGACCGACAGCCTGTACGCGGTGGCCTATCTCAATTCGCTGAAGATCGCCTTCGTCTCGACCGTGCTGTGCCTGCTGCTGGGCTATCCCATGGCCTACGGCATCGCCAAGGCGCCGCAGGCCTGGCGCGGGCCGCTGCTGATGCTGATCATCCTGCCGTTCTGGACCTCGTTCCTGATCCGGGTCTATGCCTGGATCGGCATCCTGAAGCAGGAGGGGCTGCTCAACAACTTCCTGCTCTGGCTGGGCGTCATCGACGCGCCGCTCCAGATCCTCTACACCGATACGTCGATCTATATCGGCATCGTCTATTCCTACCTGCCGTTCATGATCCTGCCGCTCTACGCGACCCTGGAGAAGCTGGACGACACCCTGCTGGAGGCGGCGGCCGACCTGGGCGCCAAGCCTTTCACGGCGTTTCTCAGCGTCACGCTGCCGCTGTCGGTGCCCGGCATCGTCGCCGGCTCGCTGCTGGTCTTCATCCCCGCCGTCGGCGAGTTCGTGATTCCGTCCCTGCTGGGCGGGCCCAACACGCTGATGATCGGCGCCGTGCTGTGGAACGAGTTCTTCGCCAACCGCGACTGGCCGGTCGCCTCGGCCGTGGCGATAGCGCTTCTCCTGTTCCTCGTGGTTCCGATCATGCTGTTCCAGTATTACCAAGGCAAGCAGCAGGAGGCGGCAAGACAATGATGCGACGCTCCAGCTTCGTGCTCACCATGATGGCGTTCGGCTACGCGTTCCTCTACGTGCCGATCATCCTGCTGATCATCTATTCCTTCAACGAGAGCCGCCTCGTCACCGTCTGGGGCGGCTGGTCGACCAAGTGGTATGCGGGACTGCTGAACAACGACCAGATGCTGTCCGCAGCCTGGCTGTCGCTGCGCATCGCGGCGCTCAGCGCCACCTTCTCGGTCGTGCTGGGCACGCTGGCCGGCATGGCGATGGCCCGGTTCGGCCGGTTCCGCGGCAGGACCCTGTTCGGCGGCATGATCACGGCGCCGCTGGTCATGCCGGAGGTGATCACCGGCCTGTCGCTGCTGCTGCTGTTCGTCTCCCTGGAACAGTTCATCGGCTGGCCCGAGGGGCGCGGCATGACCACCATCACCATAGCCCACATCACCTTCACCATGGCCTTCGTCGCGGTCATCGTGCAGTCCAGGCTGGTCAGCCTGGATGAATCGATCGAGGAGGCGGCGATGGACCTGGGCGCTCGGCCGGCCAAGATCTTCTTCGTGATCACCCTGCCGATCATCTCGCCGGCCATCGTGTCGGGCTGGCTGCTGGCTTTCACGCTGTCGCTGGACGACCTCGTCATCGCCAGCTTCGTGTCGGGTCCGGCCTCGACCACGCTGCCCATGGTGATCTTCTCCAGCGTGCGCCTCGGCGTGACGCCGGAGATCAACGCGCTGGCGACGATCATCGTCGCCCTGGTGACGACCGGCATCATCGTGGCCGGAGTTTTCATGGCCCGCCAGGAAAGAATCAGGAAGCAGGACGAACAGATGGCGGCCTCGTCGAACGCTTGAGTTTTTCGGCTTTTCTTCGCCGGTGCGGGATTGGTCTTCATGCGCGGGGCTGCATTATCTCATGCGCGCCGCGCATGGCGGCCCCGGCGGAGCGGGGCAGGGGGTTGTCTTTCTCCCGGCAGGGGAATAACTTCTTCATCAGGTGAAACTGCTGAAGAGGCGTATCGTGAATTTCCTCGTGTTCCTTGGCCTGCTCCGTCTCGGCCCCGCCGCCCAGACCCGCTTCCAACGTCCGGCCACCTCGTCCGAGTGGTTCCCGGCCCAACATCCCCCGACCAGGCGCCGCGATTAGAGCGCTTCGGCCTCGTTTCTTTTTTCAAAGAAAATTTTCCGATTATCCCGGCCGGGTTCGCTCCCGTTCCGGGAGGTTGCCAAGATCGCGCCCCGGTGGTTAGTGTCACCGGGGCGTATTCATTGAGGGGGTATCAGACCATGTCCACTCCAGCCGCGGACGGTTTCCGCATGCCGGCGGAATGGGAACGCCACAGCCGCTGCTGGATGGCGTGGCCCTGCCGCCCCGAGACTTTCGCCGGCGGCATCGACGCCGCCTGCGCCGCCTATGCCGAGGTCGCCCAGAGCATCGCCCAGTTCGAGCCCGTCGCCATGGTGTGCAACCAGGCCGACGTGGCCGAGGTGTCCCTGGCCTGCGGCCCGGGGATCGAGGTGCTGCCCATGCCGATCAGCGACAGCTGGATCCGGGACACCGGGCCGACCTTCGTCGTCAACGACGCGGGCCAGGTCGCCGGCGTCGATTGGGGCTTCAACGCCTGGGGCAATAACTACCCGGACCATCAGGTCGATGCTGAACTGGCTGGGCATGTGCTGGAGCATCTGGGACTGCCGCGCTACCAGGCGCCGCTGATCCTGGAGGGCGGCTCCTTCCATGTGGACGGGGAGGGCACCCTGATCACGACCGAGGAATGCCTGCTCAATCCCAACCGCAATCCCAACCTGGGCAAATCGGAGATCGAGCAGCACCTGAAGGACTATCTCGGCGTCCGCCAGGTGATCTGGCTCGGCCGCGGCTACGAGCAGGACGAGACCGACGGCCACATCGACGAGATCGCCTGCTTCGCCCGGCCGGGCGTGGTGCTGGCGCTGACCACCGACGACACCGGCGATCCCAATTTCAAGATCTTCCAGGACAACCTGGACCGCCTGAAGGCCGCCCGCGACGCCCATGGCCGCGAGATCGAGGTGGTGCCGCTCCGCCAGCCGCACCGCCGCGACCACAACGGCGTCCGCCTGACCCTGTCCTACACCAATTTCTACATCGCCAACGGCGGCATCGTGATGCCGGCCTACGAGGACGCCGCCGACGACGAGGCCTTCCGCACCCTGCGCAAGGTGTTCCCGGACCGGGAGGTGCTCCAGGTGCTGGCCCTCGACATCGTGAAGGGCGGAGGCGGCATCCACTGCATCACCCAGCAGCAGCCGGCCGGCTGAGAGACGTTATGGGAAGCTTCGTGACTCCGCAGTAAAGTTGTGTCATCATAAGGCCGCTCGACCGCTAAGCACCCCTCAACCAGCTTCAAGGTGCGGGTCATGAACGTCAACATACCGCCGGTACAGCCACCGATCGTCGCCAAGCCGTACAATGCGGCCTCGGCGGCTTATGCGGTCAATCCTGCGATGGCGGCGGCCATGCAGACCGCGACCGTCACGCGGACCCAGACGGTCCAGGCCCCCGCCCCGGTCTACAAGGCCGAGGCACCCCGGCGCGCGATGAGTTCGACCGAGACCGGCCAATCCGTCGATACGACGGCGCAGGCTCTGTCCACCCGCACCTCCGGGGGTGGGGCGGCGAAGGGGCGCGGCAGTCTGGTGGACATCCGGGCGTAGGCTTCATCTCTGGAGGCCGCCCTCTGGAGACTGTCGTGGGCATCGACTTCCTGGTAACGTCGCTGATCGTTGTCGCATCGCCCGGTACCGGAGTCCTGTTCACCCTGGCGGCGGGTCTCTCTCGCGGGTTTCGGGCAAGCCTGATCGCGGCCTTCGGCTGCACCCTGGGCATCATCCCGCACATGGCCGCCGCGATCCTGGGCTTGGCGGCGTTGCTCCATGCCAGCGCGATGGCGTTCCAGATCCTCAAGTACCTGGGCGTGGCCTACCTGCTCTACATGGCCTGGAACACGCTGAGGAAACAGGGCGCGCTCAGCGTCGACAAGGACGTCACCCCCCGGTCGGCGGTCCAGGTGATCGTCTCCGCCGTCCTGGTCAATATCCTCAACCCGAAACTGTCGATCTTCTTCCTGGCGTTCCTGCCGCAGTTCGTCAGCGCCACCGAACCGCATCCGCTCCCGCGCATGCTGGAACTCAGCGCCGTCTTCATGCTGCTGACCTTCGCCGCCTTCGTCGGCTATGGGATCTTCGCCGCCTCGATCCGGAGCCACGTGATCTCTCGACCGCGCGTGCTGCTCTGGATGCGGCGGACCTTTGCCGGCGCCTTCGCGGCGCTGGGGGCGAAGCTGGCTTTTGCCGATCGGTGATGCTCCGCAGGTCCATTAGCCCTGCCACGCCATAGTTTCCACGGCAGTCCGCGTTGGTTCAGGGGCGGTCGGTCGGAAGGATCGTGCGTCCTGTACTCGACGACCATTTCCAGAACGTGCCGACATAAATGAAAGTTAAATAAAAATGCGATTGTGGCGGCATGTGCCGCTTCACCCAATGTGGTGAACCAGCCCGATATGACATCTGTTTACTGCAAGCGGATCCTGCATCGGCTGATTACCAGAAAGGTGGATGTCATGAGTTATGCCCGTTTTGCTGCAATGATTTTAGTATCGACAGTTGTGATGTTCATTCTGATGTATCTAAACACTTATGAAGTGGAGCATATATTCTACAGCCAGACACGAACCTGGATGGCCATCGTGATGGGGGCAGCCATGGCCATCATCATGATGCTATTCATGAGGAAGATGTACGGAAACAACACGGTGAACATCGCCATTCTGATCGGCGGCGCGGTGGTGTTCTCCGGCGCGCTCTGGCTGGTGCGCAGCCAGGAAACGGTGACCGACGTGTCCTACATGAAGGCAATGATCCCGCATCATTCGATCGCCATCATGACCAGTGAACGCGCTCATATTCGTGATCCTCGCGTGCGTCAGCTCGCAGACCAGATTATCGAGGCACAGGTTCGTGAGATCGCCGAGATGAAGCAGCTGATCGCCGACCTCGACCGGAACCCACCCCCACCGGACGCACCCGACCTGATGCCGAAAGCGAGGCAAGGCGAAGTTGCGCGCCCATAGGTGCGCCACGGAGGCGCTTGTTCAGCAAGTACGAAAAATGCGGGCCGAAGCCCGCATTCCGATCTTTCAGCACTGTCGAAAACTTCAGGCAGGCCCTCAGTCGATCTCCCGGGCGCCCTGGACGATCCGGCTGACGATGCCGTAGTCCTTCGCCTCTTCGGCGGACATCCAGTAGTTCCGGTCGGTGTCCTTCTCGACCTGCTCCAGCGGCTGGCCGGTTTCGCGGGCGATGATCTCGTTGATGCGGCGGCGCATCTTGATGATCTCCTTCGCCTCGATCGCGATGTCCGTCGCCCGTCCGCCGGCGCCGCCCAGCGGCTGGTGGATCAGGAAGCGGGTGTTCGGCAGGCAGAGCCGGTTTTCCTTCTTCGCGGCGAGATAGATGTGCGCGCCGGCGCTGGCGACCCAGCCGGTGCCGATCATCTTCACCTGCGGGGTGATGAACCGGATCATGTCGTGGATGCTGTCGCCCGACTCCACGTGGCCGCCCGGCGAGTTGATGATGATCCGGATCGGATCGTCATTCTCGACCGCCAGGGCCAGAAGCTGGGCGCAGGTGCTTTCGGCGACCTTCTGGTTGATCTCGCCGAAGATCATGACCGTGCGCGACTTGAACAGGTTTTGAAGAACCGTGCTGAACGGTGCCGGGGTCGGCTTGGGCGTCTCTTCCTTCGGCTCTTCGTCCATGACCCAAAACATCAAATTCTCCTCGGACCTCACACCGCGCGGAGGCGCACGGCGAATTTCGTTCGCATGACTTGCATAGCCGGATTTGCCCGCGGGTTCAACTGCTGGCCGAGATTCCGATGGGCCACCAGCGGCCGGCATTCGGATTCAATGGGGCTGCGTTCCGATCACCGAGCGAACCGACGAGAAGGCCGGCATGGCTGCGGCACGGCGGTCGAAAGTTGCGGTCGTACGGCAACCGGCAGCACGATTGCGATGTCCGATCAGCGCGTCCGCGAAGTCGAACCCCTCCTTGAAGTCGAAAAGCGCAAGTCGCACCATCTCCTCGCCTTCCACCTTGACCCGCTCCACTCGAAGCAGCAATCCTATCACTTCCGCTATCGAGATCCGGTCGAAGCGGTAGGCGCGCCGGAGCACCCAGACCATTTCGACCAGTACGGGAATCGCGATGAAACCAGGCTCTTCTGCAGAACAGACCTGCTCGATCAGTTGAGCCGCCAGTTCGGATTGCGTAGGATCGTCCTGAAGCAGATACCGGATCACAATGTTGGTATCCAGGCCGATCATGGCTCTTCTTCGCCGGCCATGCCGCTAGCGATCGCTTCCTCCATCTCCTCCAGCGAAACCGGCCGTTCCGGTTTCGGCAGGCATCCGCGGAGGCGCTCGACAGGAACCCGGGCAGGCACCACCAAGACCCTTCCCTGGGGATCGATGACGAACTCGACCTGATCGTCAGGGCCGATCCGCAGATACTCCCGGATGCTCTCCGGAATGGTGTCACCGCCGTCGCTCTTGACCATCGTTGCGGGCATCGGGATCGCGCCTTGCTGAGGGTTTGATCGATAGATCATTTCTTCATATACGCTCGACCCTGTCCGGCGGCAATGCGGCTGAATGCGCTACGAGCCATCACGGCCCCTTGCGCCGCCGCCCCCTCGGCTTTCCCCGTCCGTCGGCGGCGCCGCGCGCGGGTGCCGCCCGGCCGCTGCCGTCGGGAACGGCGCGGTTGGTGCCCAGGCCGATCGCGGGGGCGTCGCCGCCGTCGATCCCCAGGTCCATGGCCTCCAGCCGGCGCAGCTCGTCGCGCAGGCGGGCGGCCTCCTCGAACTCCAGGTCGGCGGCGGCGGTCTTCATGCGGCGTTCCAGGTCGGCCATGTAGGATTTGAGGTTATGGCCGATCATGTTGTTGCGGTCGGCGTCGCCGGTCTTCACCGTCACCCGGTCGCCGCGCTCGTAGACGCTCTCCATGATGTCGGAGATCTGCTTGCGGACCGACTCCGGCGTGATGCCGTTGGCCTCGTTGTAGGCCTTCTGCTTCTCCCGGCGCCGGTTGGTCTCGTCGATCGCCGCCTGGAGGCTGTTGGTCATCTTGTCGGCGTACAGGATCGCCCGTCCGTCCACGTTCCGCGCCGCCCGGCCGATGGTCTGGATCAGCGAGGTGCGGGACCGCAGATAGCCTTCCTTGTCGGCGTCCAGGATCGCCACCAGCCCGCATTCCGGGATGTCCAGGCCCTCGCGCAGCAGGTTGATGCCGATCAGCACGTCGTAGGCGCCCAGCCGCAGGTCGCGGATGATCTCGATCCGCTCCAGCGTCTCCACGTCGGAATGGATGTAGCGGACCTTGATGCCGGCCTCGTGCATGTATTCGGTCAGCGCCTCGGCCATCTTCTTGGTCAGGGTCGTGACGAGCACGCGCTGGCCCTTGGCCGCGCAGTCCTTGCACTCGGCGATCAGGTCGTCCACCTGGGTCTCGGTCGGGCGGATGATCACCGGCGGGTCGGTCAGGCCGGTCGGGCGGACGACCTGCTCGACGAAGACGCCGCCGGT contains:
- a CDS encoding DUF305 domain-containing protein; its protein translation is MSYARFAAMILVSTVVMFILMYLNTYEVEHIFYSQTRTWMAIVMGAAMAIIMMLFMRKMYGNNTVNIAILIGGAVVFSGALWLVRSQETVTDVSYMKAMIPHHSIAIMTSERAHIRDPRVRQLADQIIEAQVREIAEMKQLIADLDRNPPPPDAPDLMPKARQGEVARP
- a CDS encoding ATP-dependent Clp protease proteolytic subunit, encoding MFWVMDEEPKEETPKPTPAPFSTVLQNLFKSRTVMIFGEINQKVAESTCAQLLALAVENDDPIRIIINSPGGHVESGDSIHDMIRFITPQVKMIGTGWVASAGAHIYLAAKKENRLCLPNTRFLIHQPLGGAGGRATDIAIEAKEIIKMRRRINEIIARETGQPLEQVEKDTDRNYWMSAEEAKDYGIVSRIVQGAREID
- a CDS encoding PIN domain-containing protein; amino-acid sequence: MIGLDTNIVIRYLLQDDPTQSELAAQLIEQVCSAEEPGFIAIPVLVEMVWVLRRAYRFDRISIAEVIGLLLRVERVKVEGEEMVRLALFDFKEGFDFADALIGHRNRAAGCRTTATFDRRAAAMPAFSSVRSVIGTQPH
- a CDS encoding AbrB/MazE/SpoVT family DNA-binding domain-containing protein, which codes for MIYRSNPQQGAIPMPATMVKSDGGDTIPESIREYLRIGPDDQVEFVIDPQGRVLVVPARVPVERLRGCLPKPERPVSLEEMEEAIASGMAGEEEP